A stretch of DNA from Microbacterium sp. LWS13-1.2:
ACCGCTCCGCGGGCAACGGCGGCTTCGGAATGGGCGATCACCGCTCCGGCGCGGCCGGGGAGTCGCTCGAGCTGCTCGTCCCGGTCGGCACAGTGGTCAAGGACGAGTCGGGCGAGACCGTCGTCGACATGATCGAACCCGGCATGCGCTTCGTGGCGGCTCCCGGTGGCCTCGGCGGGCTCGGCAACGCCGCACTCGCCAACCCCAAGCGCAAGGCGCCGGGCTTCGCGCTCCTCGGCACGCCCGGCTGGGAGGGCGACGTCCTCCTGGAGCTCAAGACCGTCGCCGATGTCGCGCTCGTCGGCTACCCCTCCGCGGGCAAGTCCAGCCTCATCGCGGCTGTCTCCGCCGCTCGGCCCAAGATCGCGGAGTACCCCTTCACCACACTGCACCCCAATCTGGGCGTCGTGCAGGCGGGGGAGCAGCGGTACACCGTCGCCGACGTCCCCGGCCTGATCGAGGGCGCCAGCGAGGGCAAGGGACTCGGGCTCGAGTTCCTGCGCCACGTCGAGCGCTGCACCGCTCTCGTGCACGTCCTCGACTGCGCCACGCTCGAACCCGGTCGCGACCCGCTCAGCGACCTCGAGGTCATCCTGGCCGAGCTGGCGGCGTACCCGGTCCCCGAGGGGCAGACGCCGCTGCTGGAGCGCCCGCAGCTCATCGCACTCAACAAGATCGACGTGCCGGAGGCCAAGGATCTCGCCGACCTGGTGCGCCCCGATCTCGAGGCACGCGGGTTCCGCGTCTTCGAGATCTCCACGGTGAGTCATGAAGGTCTGCGTCAGCTCACGTACGCCCTGGGCGACATCGTCGCGGCGCATCGTGCCGAGCTGGCGGCGGCGCCCGCGCCCGAGCGGATCGTGATCCGCCCGCGCGGCTCGGAGAAGGAGTTCTCGGTGCGTGTCGAGGGCGGCACGTACGGCAACATCTACCGGATCCTCGGCGACAAGCCGGTGAAGTGGGTGCAGCAGACGGACTTCCAGAACGAGGAGGCCGTCG
This window harbors:
- the obgE gene encoding GTPase ObgE, with the protein product MVTFVDRVTLHLRAGKGGNGCVSVKREKFKPLAGPDGGNGGHGGDVVLVADPQVTTLLSYHHSPHRSAGNGGFGMGDHRSGAAGESLELLVPVGTVVKDESGETVVDMIEPGMRFVAAPGGLGGLGNAALANPKRKAPGFALLGTPGWEGDVLLELKTVADVALVGYPSAGKSSLIAAVSAARPKIAEYPFTTLHPNLGVVQAGEQRYTVADVPGLIEGASEGKGLGLEFLRHVERCTALVHVLDCATLEPGRDPLSDLEVILAELAAYPVPEGQTPLLERPQLIALNKIDVPEAKDLADLVRPDLEARGFRVFEISTVSHEGLRQLTYALGDIVAAHRAELAAAPAPERIVIRPRGSEKEFSVRVEGGTYGNIYRILGDKPVKWVQQTDFQNEEAVGYLADRLQKLGVEDQLYRAGATPGATVVIGEGDGIIFDWEPSISSNAELMTAPRGTDPRLLRDTRRTTSERREKYHDMMDAKAEARAELEAERIAERYRNEEDAE